A region from the Brachyspira hampsonii genome encodes:
- a CDS encoding alpha/beta hydrolase, producing the protein MQYILYIILSIIILLLILIIISNHFVNKLLIKTNKKLFERKESGKEESEEKKRIKEERRIWFKSYQKDVYTVSDDNLKLHAHFINNNSNVYVIIVHPYEGRGSYMKYFIEKFYNMGFNILAIDLRTHGESEGKLYSLGYLERLDVLAWIKYINDNYNNVQIILYGISMGANAVMMCCNEDGVHNVKAIIEDAGFTNAYEQLKRRLDMAYKFSFLPIVEATSLMAKIRLGFSFKDIDIKKRVAVSKIPILFIHGDKDELVDYNMVNKLYDACSSQKEKLIIKDGNHISAVFSNEDLYWNTIKNFINKYIS; encoded by the coding sequence ATGCAGTATATATTATATATTATACTTTCTATAATAATATTATTATTAATACTAATAATAATTTCTAATCATTTTGTCAATAAACTTCTGATAAAAACAAATAAAAAACTATTTGAAAGAAAAGAAAGCGGTAAAGAAGAAAGCGAAGAAAAAAAACGAATAAAAGAAGAAAGAAGAATATGGTTTAAAAGCTATCAAAAAGATGTATACACTGTATCTGATGATAATTTAAAATTGCATGCTCATTTTATAAATAATAATAGTAATGTATATGTTATAATAGTTCACCCTTATGAAGGGAGAGGCTCTTATATGAAATATTTTATAGAAAAATTTTATAATATGGGATTTAATATTCTTGCAATAGATTTAAGAACTCATGGCGAAAGCGAAGGGAAACTATATTCTCTTGGATATTTAGAGAGATTAGATGTTTTAGCTTGGATAAAATATATAAATGATAATTATAATAATGTCCAAATAATTCTTTACGGAATTTCTATGGGAGCAAATGCTGTTATGATGTGCTGTAATGAAGATGGTGTACATAATGTAAAAGCAATAATAGAAGATGCAGGATTTACAAATGCTTATGAGCAATTAAAAAGAAGACTAGATATGGCTTATAAATTTTCTTTTCTTCCAATAGTAGAAGCAACATCATTAATGGCAAAAATAAGATTAGGTTTTTCATTTAAAGATATTGATATAAAAAAAAGAGTAGCAGTATCAAAAATACCAATTCTTTTTATACATGGCGATAAAGATGAGCTTGTAGATTATAATATGGTTAATAAACTTTATGATGCTTGTTCATCTCAAAAAGAAAAGCTCATTATAAAAGACGGAAATCATATATCTGCTGTTTTCAGTAATGAAGATTTATATTGGAATACAATAAAAAATTTCATTAATAAATATATTAGTTAA
- a CDS encoding ZIP family metal transporter has product MAENFSPVSLALFGGGITFAFTALGSALVFFFVTEIKPKLLASMYGFAAGVMTAASFWSLLAPSIELSENTNLPNWLIPTAGFLLGAFFIWILDKVMPHMHIVNGSEATEGTKVQLSKSILLFLAITLHNIPEGLAVGVTFGAFSVGDSGVTFNAALALALGIGLQNFPEGAAVSLPLKTTGVSKLKSFLLGAISGIVEPIAAVIGALAVTKLTIILPIALAFSAGAMMYVVIEELVPEAVAEEHNHFGVFGFIFGFAIMMILDVALG; this is encoded by the coding sequence ATGGCAGAAAATTTTTCACCTGTATCATTGGCATTATTCGGAGGCGGTATAACTTTTGCATTTACAGCATTGGGTTCAGCACTTGTATTTTTCTTTGTGACAGAAATAAAACCAAAACTATTAGCATCTATGTACGGATTTGCTGCAGGAGTTATGACCGCTGCTAGTTTCTGGTCATTGCTTGCACCTTCAATAGAATTATCAGAAAATACTAATTTACCTAATTGGTTAATACCAACAGCAGGATTTTTATTAGGTGCATTTTTTATATGGATATTAGATAAAGTAATGCCTCATATGCATATAGTAAACGGCAGCGAAGCAACGGAAGGAACTAAAGTTCAATTATCAAAAAGCATATTATTATTTTTAGCTATAACTTTGCACAATATACCTGAAGGCTTAGCAGTAGGCGTAACATTCGGAGCTTTTTCTGTAGGAGACAGCGGAGTAACATTCAATGCCGCATTAGCTTTAGCACTTGGCATAGGTTTACAGAATTTCCCTGAAGGTGCTGCAGTTTCTCTTCCGCTTAAAACAACAGGAGTATCTAAATTAAAATCTTTTTTACTTGGGGCAATATCCGGAATAGTAGAGCCTATTGCGGCAGTTATAGGTGCATTAGCAGTTACAAAACTTACAATCATACTTCCAATAGCTTTAGCTTTTTCTGCTGGTGCTATGATGTATGTTGTTATAGAAGAACTTGTACCCGAAGCTGTTGCTGAAGAACATAATCATTTCGGAGTATTTGGTTTTATATTTGGGTTTGCCATAATGATGATTCTTGATGTGGCTTTAGGCTGA
- a CDS encoding histidine triad nucleotide-binding protein, giving the protein MNNYSEDKYFDKDCIFCKIVKGEIPSQFIKENEYCVVFKDLNPKAKVHLLVVPKPHVKNILETDEFIMNKVLETIKDVAKEQGLESFRIMNNCGAGAGQTVFHVHFHILSGDNLEE; this is encoded by the coding sequence ATGAATAATTACAGCGAAGATAAATATTTTGATAAAGATTGTATATTTTGCAAAATAGTAAAAGGAGAAATTCCTTCACAATTTATAAAAGAAAATGAATATTGTGTTGTATTTAAAGATTTGAATCCTAAGGCAAAGGTGCATTTACTTGTTGTTCCAAAGCCTCATGTTAAAAACATCTTGGAAACAGATGAATTTATAATGAATAAAGTTCTTGAAACAATAAAAGATGTTGCGAAAGAACAAGGTTTAGAATCTTTTAGAATAATGAATAATTGCGGTGCCGGAGCAGGTCAGACAGTATTCCATGTTCATTTCCATATACTTTCCGGAGATAATTTAGAAGAATAA
- a CDS encoding TatD family hydrolase: MIDSHCHLTYISKKSKELEEVLDRANKAGIFYFVDIGVHPNDIDERMFILSDAEGVFFSMGYYPDYANENDEDTLAAFELKIKNLNKKSLEKKNKSIYAVGEIGLDYYHNEDNKNEQKEFFKALCQAAKNVDLPILIHSRNAFRDTFKILRDADLPKRGIFHCFSGNAEDAKNALDLGYVLSFSGSSTYMKNDFIRDAFKYVPKDMFTIETDAPYLTPQKVRGRANEPSFIPYTVEVLSEVSGDKSEDIMRRALENAVRVLELPVDLNRI, translated from the coding sequence ATGATAGACAGTCATTGCCATCTTACTTATATATCTAAAAAGAGTAAAGAGTTAGAAGAGGTTTTAGATAGAGCTAATAAGGCGGGTATATTTTATTTTGTAGATATAGGAGTTCACCCTAATGATATAGACGAGCGTATGTTTATATTATCTGATGCTGAGGGAGTATTTTTCAGTATGGGGTATTATCCTGATTATGCCAATGAGAATGATGAAGATACATTAGCAGCATTTGAATTAAAAATAAAAAATTTAAATAAAAAATCATTGGAGAAAAAAAATAAATCAATATATGCTGTAGGAGAAATAGGACTTGATTATTATCATAATGAAGATAATAAAAATGAACAGAAAGAATTTTTTAAAGCTTTATGCCAAGCAGCAAAAAATGTTGATTTGCCTATATTAATACATAGCAGAAATGCTTTTAGAGATACTTTCAAAATTCTTAGAGATGCGGATTTACCTAAAAGAGGAATATTTCATTGTTTCAGCGGAAATGCGGAGGATGCAAAAAATGCTTTAGATTTGGGATATGTATTATCTTTTTCAGGGTCATCTACATATATGAAGAATGATTTTATAAGAGATGCTTTTAAATATGTACCTAAGGATATGTTTACAATAGAAACAGATGCTCCTTATTTAACTCCTCAAAAAGTAAGGGGTAGGGCAAATGAGCCTTCATTTATACCATATACAGTGGAAGTATTATCTGAGGTAAGCGGAGATAAAAGCGAAGATATTATGAGAAGGGCTTTAGAAAATGCTGTTAGAGTTTTGGAATTGCCTGTGGACTTAAATAGAATATAA
- a CDS encoding flavodoxin family protein produces the protein MKYSIVYTSKSGNTEKLALAIKEAADGECLQCVKPDAADQNKINDSDVVFVGAGSYKGTCDEAAGKFMQTLKNKKVFLFMTVGYGNNQEYYDKMLNPAKTFLDSSNTLVGTYACQGQWIDGQKKNLENMLEKAASEDEKKVVQSKLANYDNAMGHPNTDDLNKLKEAVKAIK, from the coding sequence ATGAAATATTCTATTGTTTATACAAGTAAAAGCGGAAACACTGAAAAATTAGCTTTAGCTATAAAAGAAGCAGCTGACGGAGAATGTCTTCAATGCGTAAAACCTGATGCTGCAGACCAGAATAAAATTAATGATTCTGATGTAGTATTCGTTGGTGCCGGAAGTTATAAGGGTACTTGCGATGAAGCTGCTGGTAAGTTTATGCAGACATTAAAAAATAAAAAAGTATTTTTATTTATGACTGTAGGTTATGGAAATAATCAGGAATATTATGATAAAATGCTTAATCCAGCAAAAACTTTCTTAGATTCTTCTAATACATTAGTAGGTACTTATGCTTGTCAGGGTCAATGGATAGACGGTCAAAAGAAAAACTTAGAAAATATGCTTGAAAAAGCTGCAAGCGAAGATGAGAAAAAAGTTGTTCAATCTAAATTAGCTAATTATGACAATGCTATGGGACACCCTAATACTGATGATCTAAACAAATTAAAAGAAGCTGTTAAAGCTATAAAGTAA
- the rplI gene encoding 50S ribosomal protein L9 yields MEVILKRDFISLGYEGDICKVKDGYARNYLIPRNIAVIKNAANLKTLAQMQKSLEKKRAKRKMEAEILKGKIVDITVVIPMKVAENGKLYGSVSQQTIVDALKEKEIDINKRDVHMEKHIKELGEFEVEIKLYHSVNANIKIKVINLDENTAAEESKEENNTAAEVSAEKA; encoded by the coding sequence ATGGAAGTAATCTTAAAAAGAGATTTTATATCATTGGGTTATGAAGGTGATATATGTAAAGTGAAAGACGGCTATGCAAGAAATTACCTTATTCCAAGAAATATAGCAGTTATAAAAAATGCTGCTAATTTAAAAACTTTAGCTCAAATGCAGAAAAGTTTAGAAAAGAAAAGAGCTAAAAGAAAAATGGAAGCAGAAATTTTAAAAGGTAAAATTGTAGATATTACAGTTGTTATACCTATGAAAGTTGCTGAAAATGGTAAATTATATGGTTCAGTTAGTCAGCAAACTATAGTTGATGCTTTAAAAGAAAAAGAAATTGATATAAATAAACGCGATGTTCATATGGAAAAACATATAAAAGAACTAGGTGAATTTGAAGTTGAAATCAAATTATATCATAGCGTTAATGCTAATATCAAAATTAAAGTTATTAATTTAGATGAAAATACTGCTGCAGAAGAATCTAAAGAAGAAAACAATACTGCAGCTGAGGTATCAGCTGAAAAAGCTTAA
- the dnaB gene encoding replicative DNA helicase: MNNTPCSIEAEESLLGAMLQNSQAVSVAISKIKSTDFYSERNRMLYESILEMHNRGIAINAETALRYLKENGLFEKIIQNDEAYLIRIIDGTPFHQNAKYYAEIIAEKSLLRDLITVSQDIQKSAYEAKDAETKEIADFAEKKIFEVTQRRLDNDFIHIRDLLYEALTSIESRKKHKGSVTGVPSGFISLDKVTHGFQPSDLIILAARPSVGKTSFALNIIEHVITNIETSNFGIGFFSLEMSRMQLVERLIASKARISLSRIRSGDLEKQEWTKLGQTFNSLSQANLLIDDSSQLTIMEIRGKARQMKYKFAEMSKTTGKEIDLKLIVVDYLQLIHSGLNTRRNGTREQEIADISRGLKALAKELNVPVISLAQLSRAVEQRQDKPRLSDLRESGSIEQDADIVMFLHRQKPNKEGKDDEVIDERTNQVEVILAKHRNGAIHDGIPLHFIADQTRFENIYNNNES; the protein is encoded by the coding sequence ATGAATAATACACCCTGCTCAATAGAGGCTGAAGAGTCTCTATTGGGTGCAATGCTTCAAAATTCTCAGGCTGTATCTGTTGCTATATCCAAAATAAAATCTACTGATTTTTACAGTGAAAGAAATCGTATGCTCTATGAAAGTATTTTAGAAATGCATAATAGAGGAATAGCCATTAATGCAGAAACTGCTTTGAGATATCTTAAAGAAAATGGATTATTTGAAAAAATTATTCAAAATGATGAGGCATATTTAATTCGTATTATAGATGGAACTCCTTTTCATCAGAATGCTAAATACTATGCTGAAATCATAGCAGAAAAATCATTATTAAGGGATCTTATAACTGTTTCTCAGGATATACAAAAATCGGCTTATGAAGCAAAGGATGCAGAAACTAAAGAGATAGCAGATTTTGCTGAGAAAAAAATATTTGAAGTTACTCAAAGAAGATTAGATAATGATTTTATTCATATAAGGGATTTACTTTATGAAGCCCTAACTTCTATAGAAAGCAGAAAAAAACATAAAGGAAGTGTTACCGGAGTCCCTTCAGGTTTTATATCGCTTGATAAAGTTACGCATGGTTTTCAGCCTTCAGATTTGATAATATTAGCTGCAAGACCTTCTGTGGGTAAGACAAGTTTTGCTTTAAATATAATAGAACATGTCATTACAAATATTGAAACTTCAAATTTTGGTATTGGTTTTTTTTCTCTTGAAATGAGCAGAATGCAGCTTGTAGAGAGATTAATTGCAAGTAAGGCTAGAATAAGTTTATCCAGAATAAGATCCGGAGATTTGGAAAAACAGGAATGGACTAAACTCGGACAGACATTTAACAGCTTATCTCAAGCTAATTTGCTAATAGATGACTCAAGCCAATTAACTATTATGGAAATAAGAGGAAAGGCTAGGCAAATGAAATATAAATTTGCTGAGATGAGTAAGACAACAGGCAAGGAAATAGATTTAAAATTAATAGTTGTTGATTATCTGCAATTAATTCATTCAGGCTTAAATACTAGAAGAAATGGTACAAGAGAACAGGAAATAGCTGATATTTCAAGAGGACTTAAAGCATTAGCGAAAGAGCTTAATGTACCTGTTATATCTTTGGCACAATTATCTAGGGCGGTTGAACAAAGACAGGATAAGCCTAGACTTTCAGATTTGAGGGAATCAGGTTCAATAGAGCAGGATGCGGATATAGTTATGTTTTTGCATAGACAAAAGCCTAATAAAGAAGGTAAAGATGATGAGGTAATAGATGAAAGAACTAATCAAGTTGAGGTAATACTTGCAAAACATAGAAATGGTGCTATACATGACGGCATACCGCTTCACTTTATAGCAGATCAAACTAGATTTGAAAATATTTATAATAATAATGAGTCTTAA
- a CDS encoding MlaE family ABC transporter permease: MELFDMKIELRKGVKSKLTYFLATLGEFAFLILEVFKYTFRPTFSFKLLKEQIIRMGVDSFIVASVTVLCTGMVMSLQIAVVLDSVLKGISQFVGSMVGKAMVKELSPMLLALIFAGRVGSSVTAEIGTMQVSEQLDALKTLYTNPIEYVAVPRFWAAVISLPMLTVSADVIGVLGGAVVTVFVLHSDPMHYFDRAISVISVGDFIGSLIKSTIFGAEVMIISCFYGFRTSGGAEGVGKATTTSVVYSFMIILITDYILVSILGMFGM; this comes from the coding sequence ATGGAATTATTTGATATGAAAATAGAATTACGAAAGGGTGTTAAAAGTAAGTTAACATATTTTTTAGCAACTTTGGGAGAGTTTGCCTTTCTTATTTTAGAGGTATTTAAATACACATTCAGACCTACATTTTCTTTTAAGCTTTTAAAAGAACAGATAATAAGAATGGGAGTTGATTCTTTTATTGTTGCTTCTGTTACTGTGCTTTGTACAGGAATGGTTATGTCATTGCAGATAGCTGTAGTTCTTGACAGTGTATTGAAAGGTATATCTCAATTTGTAGGTTCTATGGTTGGTAAAGCTATGGTTAAGGAGTTATCACCTATGCTTCTCGCTTTAATATTTGCAGGAAGGGTTGGAAGTTCTGTTACTGCTGAGATTGGTACTATGCAGGTTAGCGAACAGTTAGATGCTTTAAAAACTTTATATACCAATCCTATAGAATATGTTGCTGTCCCTCGTTTCTGGGCTGCTGTTATATCGCTTCCTATGCTTACAGTTTCTGCAGATGTTATAGGAGTTTTGGGAGGTGCTGTTGTTACAGTATTCGTATTACATAGCGATCCTATGCATTATTTTGATAGAGCGATTTCTGTAATAAGTGTGGGAGACTTTATAGGCAGTTTAATAAAGTCTACTATATTTGGTGCTGAAGTTATGATTATATCTTGTTTTTACGGATTTAGAACTTCAGGCGGTGCTGAAGGAGTAGGTAAGGCTACTACTACAAGCGTTGTTTACAGTTTTATGATAATACTTATAACTGACTATATACTTGTTTCAATACTCGGTATGTTTGGAATGTAA
- a CDS encoding UDP-N-acetylmuramoyl-L-alanyl-D-glutamate--2,6-diaminopimelate ligase — translation MKYFKELIKNYKVSKESQLTKECLNTEVKAIEYDSRLIKKNYLFIAIKGLKDDGHKYIESAISNKASIIIYDNTADKNFIKKLQDNYKDVHFVAVKNPRECLAYISAKFFDEPTKKINTIGITGTNGKTTTTYLLKSVLEANKNKTTLIGTIKNIIGKTEIKTNLTTPESIDLENIFYKSLKKGISHIVMESSSQALAMNRCDYLNYDTAIFTNITEDHLDYHGDMKNYLKAKLKLFSLLKESSKKKKLAIVNIDTDNFKQISNYIKKLGINMVTYGINEKADYYGKVISLTSKNTEYEFYAKGKFISKVKLSMLGRFNILNSLSILAYVCENKLDIEKSVKAMRKVQVAGRFEIVTKEKHPFIVAVDYSHTPDSLENILIEARKLNPNRVIAVFGCGGDRDRKKRPIMAEIAEKYANIAILTTDNQRTEDIEQIMNDIEKGFKNKNYKKIIDRKEAIFEAVKEAKENDIIIIAGKGHETYQIFPDKTIHFDDREEARNALKEYYPNI, via the coding sequence ATGAAATATTTTAAAGAATTAATTAAAAATTATAAAGTATCAAAAGAAAGTCAATTAACAAAAGAATGTTTAAATACAGAAGTAAAAGCAATAGAATATGATTCAAGATTAATAAAGAAAAACTATTTATTTATTGCTATAAAAGGCTTGAAAGATGACGGACATAAATATATAGAAAGTGCAATAAGTAATAAAGCATCAATTATAATATATGATAATACTGCAGATAAAAATTTTATAAAAAAATTACAGGATAATTATAAAGATGTACACTTTGTTGCTGTAAAAAATCCAAGAGAATGCCTTGCCTATATTTCAGCCAAATTTTTTGATGAGCCTACAAAAAAAATAAATACAATAGGAATAACAGGAACAAATGGAAAAACTACTACAACATATTTATTAAAATCTGTACTTGAAGCAAACAAAAATAAAACAACTTTAATAGGCACTATCAAAAACATAATAGGAAAAACAGAAATAAAAACTAATCTTACAACTCCTGAATCCATTGATTTAGAAAATATATTTTACAAATCATTAAAAAAAGGAATATCTCATATAGTTATGGAATCATCATCTCAGGCACTTGCTATGAATAGATGCGATTACTTGAATTATGATACTGCGATTTTTACTAATATCACAGAGGATCATCTTGACTATCATGGGGATATGAAAAATTATCTTAAGGCAAAATTAAAATTATTTTCACTTCTAAAAGAAAGCAGTAAAAAGAAAAAGTTAGCGATAGTTAATATAGATACTGATAATTTTAAACAAATATCCAATTATATAAAAAAATTGGGAATAAATATGGTTACATACGGAATTAATGAAAAAGCTGATTATTACGGAAAAGTTATTTCGCTAACTTCTAAAAACACAGAATATGAATTTTATGCAAAAGGTAAATTTATATCAAAAGTAAAATTATCAATGCTCGGAAGATTTAATATTTTAAATTCTCTTTCAATATTAGCTTATGTATGCGAAAATAAATTGGATATAGAAAAGTCAGTAAAAGCTATGAGAAAAGTTCAGGTTGCAGGAAGATTTGAAATAGTAACCAAAGAAAAACATCCGTTTATAGTAGCTGTTGATTATTCGCATACTCCTGACAGTTTAGAAAATATTTTAATAGAAGCTAGAAAACTAAATCCTAACAGAGTTATAGCAGTGTTTGGATGCGGAGGAGACAGAGATAGAAAAAAACGTCCTATAATGGCAGAAATAGCTGAAAAATATGCCAATATAGCAATACTTACAACTGATAATCAAAGGACAGAAGATATTGAACAGATAATGAATGATATTGAAAAAGGATTCAAAAATAAAAATTATAAGAAGATTATTGACAGAAAAGAAGCTATATTTGAGGCGGTAAAAGAAGCTAAAGAAAATGATATAATTATAATAGCTGGAAAAGGACATGAAACTTATCAAATATTTCCAGATAAAACAATACATTTTGATGACAGAGAAGAAGCAAGAAATGCTTTAAAAGAATATTATCCTAATATTTAA
- a CDS encoding glycogen synthase — protein MNIFMVSSEAYPFSKTGGLGDIAGSLPLELSSIKLGSSKINSSLVIPLYKQNYKLISKKDIIFEFEIEHGKEIIKTEIARIKHPQNDNVNVYFIKQDNFFKREGLYSENGIDYPDNASRFILFSKAVIQLIIYLYRDENFKLDIVHIHDWQTALIALYIKEVYNDEEALKKLKVMFTIHNLAYQGNFSSDIYPLLNVSWKFFVHSRLEFYGNVSFIKSGIILSDIVTTVSPSYANEIQGEEFGCGMNSLLSGISHKLYGVLNGIHYESWNPATDKLIKNNYDINSIEKKKLIRNSLYKEFGLSNKNYPLVTMISRFDPQKGLDLIYSSFFEISTYDANFIFLFSKNNYFKDFENEFTKRAGRAKNIKILFSFDESLAHRLTAGSDMYLMPSRFEPCGLNQIYSMKYGSIPIVHAVGGLKDTVINYSGNKSINKATGFTFNEYSAKSFVDTMDLAFDLYYNKKNVWDKLIFNAMSKDYSLHKTVLEYTKLYKKLLNTEK, from the coding sequence ATGAATATATTTATGGTATCCAGCGAAGCATATCCATTTTCTAAAACAGGAGGTTTAGGAGATATTGCCGGAAGTCTGCCTTTAGAATTATCTTCCATTAAATTAGGTTCTTCAAAAATTAATTCATCTTTGGTAATACCTTTATATAAACAAAATTATAAATTAATAAGCAAAAAAGATATCATATTTGAATTTGAAATAGAGCATGGAAAAGAAATAATAAAAACAGAAATAGCTAGAATAAAGCATCCTCAAAATGATAATGTAAATGTTTATTTTATAAAGCAGGATAATTTTTTTAAAAGAGAGGGATTATATTCTGAAAACGGCATTGATTATCCAGATAATGCAAGCCGTTTTATATTATTTTCAAAAGCTGTTATTCAATTAATAATATATTTATATAGAGATGAGAATTTTAAATTAGATATAGTTCATATTCATGATTGGCAGACTGCTTTGATAGCTCTTTATATAAAAGAAGTTTATAATGATGAAGAGGCTTTGAAAAAATTAAAGGTAATGTTTACTATACATAATTTAGCTTATCAGGGAAATTTTTCTTCAGACATATATCCGCTTCTTAATGTATCTTGGAAATTTTTTGTACATAGCAGATTAGAATTCTACGGCAATGTAAGTTTTATTAAATCAGGAATCATACTTTCAGACATAGTTACAACAGTGAGTCCTTCTTATGCTAATGAAATACAGGGCGAAGAGTTTGGATGCGGAATGAATAGTCTTCTTTCAGGAATATCTCATAAATTATATGGTGTACTCAATGGAATACATTATGAATCTTGGAATCCTGCAACTGATAAACTTATAAAAAATAATTATGATATTAATTCTATAGAAAAGAAAAAACTTATAAGAAATTCTCTATATAAAGAATTTGGACTTTCAAATAAAAATTATCCTCTTGTAACTATGATATCAAGATTCGATCCGCAGAAGGGACTTGATTTAATATATTCTTCATTCTTTGAAATTTCTACTTATGATGCTAACTTTATTTTTCTTTTCAGCAAGAATAATTATTTCAAAGATTTTGAAAATGAATTTACTAAAAGAGCAGGCAGAGCTAAAAATATAAAAATATTATTTAGCTTTGATGAATCATTAGCCCATAGATTAACAGCAGGAAGCGATATGTACTTAATGCCTAGCCGTTTTGAGCCTTGCGGACTTAATCAAATATATAGCATGAAATATGGAAGCATTCCTATAGTTCATGCAGTAGGCGGACTTAAAGATACAGTTATCAACTACAGCGGAAATAAAAGTATTAATAAAGCTACCGGTTTTACTTTCAATGAATATTCTGCAAAAAGTTTTGTTGATACTATGGACTTAGCTTTCGATTTATATTATAATAAAAAAAATGTGTGGGATAAGCTTATATTTAATGCTATGAGTAAAGATTATTCTCTTCATAAAACTGTTTTGGAATATACTAAGCTTTATAAAAAATTATTAAATACCGAAAAGTAA
- a CDS encoding YajQ family cyclic di-GMP-binding protein has translation MAKDPSFDIVSEVDMQVIDDCVNVAVKEIDNRFDFKGQNIQIELNKGEKTITILAPADFVLNQVRDILFQKFIKRGLNQKCLKEKKKEKAAGDSIREINEIVHGIDKDLAKQIVKDIKDMKLKVQASIQDEQIRVSGAKKDDLQAVITMIKGKDYPIPLQFTNYR, from the coding sequence ATGGCAAAAGATCCAAGTTTTGATATAGTTTCTGAGGTTGATATGCAGGTTATAGATGACTGTGTCAATGTTGCTGTTAAAGAAATAGATAATAGATTCGATTTCAAAGGACAGAATATACAAATAGAATTGAATAAAGGTGAAAAAACAATAACTATATTAGCACCTGCAGATTTTGTTCTTAATCAGGTTAGGGATATTTTATTTCAGAAATTTATTAAAAGAGGCTTAAATCAAAAGTGCTTAAAAGAAAAGAAAAAAGAAAAAGCTGCAGGAGATTCTATAAGAGAGATTAACGAAATAGTGCATGGCATAGATAAAGATTTGGCTAAACAGATAGTTAAAGATATTAAAGACATGAAATTGAAAGTTCAGGCAAGCATACAAGATGAACAAATCAGAGTTTCAGGAGCTAAAAAAGATGATTTGCAGGCTGTTATTACGATGATTAAAGGAAAGGATTATCCTATACCTTTGCAGTTTACAAATTACAGATAA
- the lexA gene encoding transcriptional repressor LexA: protein MTELTDKQRDIFNFLQKFTNENGYPPTVKEIMVHFNFASPTAVTTHLTALEKKGYVKKTGKRARGSVPIDTSEKGNHNMIKIPLLANEVKAGLLMDVADETIEETYSLPKSIAQDENNFLMKVTGDSMINAHIKEGDMVLVHPSNEADNGDIVVAKIDDNGNEEITIKRFFREKDCIKLVSENNNYPPIERESITIVGKVIGLIRLKI from the coding sequence ATGACTGAATTGACAGATAAACAAAGAGATATTTTTAATTTTCTGCAAAAATTCACCAATGAAAACGGCTATCCTCCTACTGTTAAAGAAATCATGGTTCATTTCAATTTCGCTTCTCCTACTGCAGTAACAACTCATTTGACAGCATTGGAAAAAAAAGGATATGTAAAAAAAACAGGTAAAAGAGCAAGAGGCAGTGTGCCTATAGACACTTCAGAAAAAGGAAATCATAATATGATAAAAATTCCTCTTCTTGCTAATGAAGTTAAAGCAGGTCTTTTAATGGATGTTGCAGATGAAACTATAGAAGAAACTTATTCTCTTCCTAAATCTATAGCACAAGATGAGAATAATTTTCTTATGAAAGTAACCGGTGATTCTATGATAAACGCCCATATAAAAGAAGGTGATATGGTATTGGTTCACCCTTCAAATGAGGCTGATAACGGCGATATTGTTGTTGCTAAGATAGATGACAATGGAAACGAAGAAATAACTATTAAAAGATTTTTCAGAGAAAAAGACTGTATTAAATTAGTATCTGAAAATAATAATTACCCTCCTATAGAAAGAGAAAGTATAACTATAGTAGGTAAAGTAATAGGATTAATAAGATTAAAAATATGA